From the Anaeromyxobacter dehalogenans 2CP-1 genome, the window CGCTCGGGGCGCGGTGGCGGCTGGCGGGCGCGCTCGCGGCCGCGGCGCTCCTCGCCGCCGCGCCCGCGCCCTGGCTGTTCGAGTACCTGTGGAGCCAGCCCTACGGGCTCTCGCTGGCGCTGGCGCTCGCCGGGCTCGCCGCCGCCGAGGCGCGCGCCGATCCGGACCGCCTCGCGCCGGCGCTGCCCGGCCCGGGCCGGATCGCCGCCGGGCTCGCCCTGTGCGTGGCGGCGCACTGGGTGAACGCGGCGGTGGGGCTGGTGCTCCTCCCACTGGCCGCGGCGCGCGCCGCGGTGGACCTCGCGCAGGGGGCGAGCCGGCCCGCGCTCCGGCTGCGCCTCGGCACCGAGGTGGCGCTCCTCGCGGCGGGGCTCGGCGCGGGCCAGCTCATGATCCGCCTCTACCCGGCCCTCACCGGCAACCCGCTCCGCCTGCCGCTCGGCCCGCTGCCGCCGCACGAGTGGCCGCGGGCCTGGGCTTCGCTGCTCGGGCGCGCCTGGGAGGCCTCGGGGCGGTGGCCGGCGGTGCTGGGCGCCTGCGCCGCGGCCGGCCTCCTGGTGCAGCTCGCCTGGCCCGCGGCGCGGCCGCACGCGCGGGCGGCGCTGCTCCGCGCGGCCGCGCTCTGCCTCGCCGCGCTCGCCTACGCGCTCGCGGCCGGCGTGCTGCGCTGGGTGGAGGTGAACGCGTTCCACTGGCGCTACCTCGCGCCGGCGGCGGTCCTGGTCCACCTCGCGGCGGTGTCGCTGCTGGCGGACCCGGTCGCGCGCGCGCTGCGGGAGGGATCGCTCGTCCGCGCCGCGGCGCTGGCGCTCGTCCCGTCGGCGGCGCTGGCCGTCGCCGGCCCGCCCTCGCTCGCGCGCGTGCGCGCGGACCTGGACGCGTCGGCGGGGCGCTACACGCGCGACGTGCTGGCCGCGCGCTGCACGCTCGTCACCGGCGACTACTGGTCGGTGTGGCCCGCGGTCTGGCACGCGGCCTGGACGGCGCACGCGCGGGGCCTCGAGGCGCAGGTGTACGGGCTCGCGCACCGCGCCAACCCGACGCGCGCGGCCTGGGCCGGGACGCCGCGGGAGGCGCTGCGGATCTGCCGGGTGCGGGGGAAGGAGGCCGAGGCGGAGCGCGCGCTGCGCGACTTCCGCCTCTGGCCGGTGCGGGTGCTGGAGCGGCGCGGGACGGTGGACGTCCTCGCGCCCGCGCCGCCCTCGAGCCCCGCGGGTGCTAGAGGCCGAACGTCGCGCCCACCATGAAGGTGAACGTGTCGTCGTCGTAGTCGCCGAAGTACGGGTGCAGCGCGATCTCGCCGACCAGGCGGACCTTCGGGGCGATGTTGAAGTACGCGCCGGCGCCGATGCGCATGGCGAGGCCGGTGGCCGAGTCGTCCACCGTGCGGCGGAGGCCGGTGAACGGATCCGGCACGTCCACCTCGAGCGACGCGTGGTACAGGCCGAGGCCCAGGTCGCCGTAGACGCCGACCTGCGGCGCGAGCGCCACCGCCAGGCGGGCCGCCGGCATGATCGTGAACACGTCGTTCGTCACGTCGTAGCCGTAGCCCAGGTCGTCGGAGAGGTGCGACCAGCCGACCGAGCCGACGCCGACGAGCATCACGTTCGGCGAGATGCGCTGGAGGTCCATCTCGCCGTCGAGGCGGAGCGCCAGGCCGTCGAGGTCGCCCGAGTCGAAGCCGATGAGGCCGCCGAGGCGCATGGAGGGCTGCGTCGAGTAGCGGGACTGGGCGGAGGCGACGCCCGGCAGCGCGAGCAGCGCGGCGAGGGCGAGGGTTGCGATGCGGGGAGCCGAGCTCATCTTGTTCTCCTGAACGTGAAAGGTCCCTACGAACGAGGCGGCATCCTAAGCGAAAGCGCGCGCGTCCGGCGAGCCCTTCGCGAGCGCACGGCCGCGCCCGCCCGGGGGCGATGGGCGTGCGCCGACGCGGCGGTGCGGCGAGGTGCGTGGCGCGCGGGGGAGAGCCCACCCGGCGGCGCGGCGGGCGCTACGCGGTCCGGATCCCGCGCCGCGCGGCCACGTACGCCGCCACCGCGAAGCCGATCACCACGCCCGCGACCGGCGGCCCGACCACGTCCACCCAGTCCACCGCCCGCACCGGGTGGAACATCCGGATCAGCGCGGCGCCGAGGTCGAGCCCGGCCTGCCCGCCGCGCATCGCCTTCAGCGCCGCGAGCAGCGCGGACGCCAGGTACGCGAGCGCGGTCCCCGCCAGCGCGCCGCCGAGCCCGCGCGCCGCCAGCCCGCCCAGCGTGGCGGGCGTGCCGTGCGCGGCCGGCGGGGCCTCCTCGTCCAGCGCCGCCGGGATCTCGCGCGAGCGCCAGGGCACGAAGCGCTGCAGCATGAGCAGGCCGGGGATGGCGCACGGCACGGTCAGCAGGAAGAAGTCGCGCCAGCCGATCGCGTCCACCAGCGCGCCCGCCGGCGGCCCTGCGAACGTGCGGCCGAGCGCGAAGATGCTCGAGAACAGCGCATACTGCGTGGCGCTGAAGCGGCGCTGGGTGAGCCGGAGCAGGAGCACGCCGAACGCGCCGGTGCCCATGCCGCTGGTGGCGGCCTCGAACGCCACCGCCGCGTACATCACCGGGCGGTTCACGCCCGCGTCCACGATCGCGACGTAGCCCAGGTTCGAGACCGCCTGGAGCAGGCCGAAGATCCACAGGGCCCGGCCCACGCCCCACGACGTGCACAGGATGCCGCCCAGGAACGTCCCGCCGATGGTGGCGACGATGCCGATGGTGCCCTGCGCGATGCCGATGTCCACCGGGTCGAAGCCGAGCTGGCCGAGGAACGGCGACACCAGCGCGGTGACCAGGTTGTCGGCGAACTTGTACAGGAACAGGAACGCGGCGATCTCGAGCGCGCGCGCGTGGCGGAAGAAGCCGACGAACGGCTCCCAGATGGCCTGCCGCAGCGTGCGCGGCGGCGCCGGGGGGACGTCGGGCTCGGGCGCCTTCACGGTGGCCACCCCGAACGGCAGGAAGCTGGCCGCGATGGCGGCGAACGTGGGGGCCCAGCCCAGCTTCGGGCCGAACGTGTTCACCACCCGGCCCACGAACATGCCGGCGCGCGCCAGCGCGTTGCGGGCGCCCACCGCCACGCCGCGCTCCTCGGGCCGCAGCACCTCCACCGTGTACGCGTCGTAGGCGATGTCCTGGGTGGCGGAGGCGAACGAGACCACCAGCGTGAGCAGCGCCACCAGCGGGACCGTGGGGTGGCCGGAGCTCGCCGCGAACGCGGCCAGCGACGCCACCAGCATGGCCTGGCCCACGAGGATCCAGGCGCGCTTGCGCCCCCAGGCCGGCGCGAAGCGATCGATGATCGGCGACCAGACGAACTTGAACGCGTACGGGATCTGCGCCGCGCTCACCAGCCCGATGGTCTTGATGTCGATCCCCTCCTGCTGCATCCAGTACGGGACCGTGTAGAGGACGATGCCGAGCGGCAGGCCGGAGGGGAACGCGAGCAGCGCCACCACCCCCGTGCGCCAGCTGGTGAACGCCTTGCGGAGGGCCTCGCGGGTGGTGGGCTGGGTCGGCACGCAGCCGGGAAGGTAGGCGAGATGGGCGCCCGCGTCGAGCGCCCGGCGAGGCGGCCCGCCGCCGCGTCACCGCACCGGACGGACCGCCCGCGCGAACGCGTCCGCCGGCAGCGCGTTCAGCACCTCGCCGCGCCGCGCCCAGCCGCGCCGCGCGGTGGTCACCGCGAAGCGGAGGTAGCCGAGCGCCGCGACCGAGTGGGCGTCCACCGACAGGACCAGCGGGATGCCGCGCGCGCGCGCCGCCCGGATCCAGCGGGGCTCGAGGTCGAGGCGGCGGGGATCCCCGTTCACCTCCACCGCGCCCGGCGCGCCGGCCAGCGCGTCGAGGACCTCCTCCACGCGGCAGGCGTAGGGCTCGCGCTCGCCCAGCAGCCGCCCCAGCCCGTGCCCCCAGATCTTGAACACCGGGAGCGCCATGGCGCGGGCGAGCCGGCGCGTCATCTGGTCCTCGTCCATGCGCATCCGCGAGTGGACGCTCGCGACCACCACGTCGAGCCGCTCCAGCACGTCGTCGGGCCAGTCGAGCGCGCCGTCCTCGAGGATGTCGGCCTCGGTGCCCTTCAGCAGCCGGATCGAGACCCGCTCCTGCACCCCGTCGATCTCGTCCCACTGCCGCCGGATCCGGTCGCGGTCGAGCCCGCCGGCGTAGCCGGCCGAGCCGGAGTGGTCGGTGACGGTGAGGTACGCCATCCCGAGCGCCTCGGCGGCGCGGGCCATCTCCTCGACGCTCGCCCGGCCGTCCGACCAGGTGGTGTGGCAGTGCACCATCCCGCGCACGTCGCGCGCCTCGACCAGGTCGGCCGGGAGCGTCCCGTCCAGCGCGGCCTCGATCTCGCCCTGGTCCTCGCGCAGCTCGGGCGGCACGTACGCCAGGCCCAGCGCGGCGTAGAGCGCGGCCTCGCTCGCGATCGGGACCTTGGCGGCGGGATCGGGCGCCGCCTCCGCCGCCGGCGCGGCCGCCCCGCGCTCGCGCGGCGGCAGGCGGAACAGGCCCCACTCGCTCAGCGTGAAGCCGCGATCGCGGGCGATGCCGCGCAGCCGCACGTGGTGCGCCTTCGAGCCGGTGAGGTGGTGGAGCAGGGTGGGGAAGTCCTCCGGCGGCACCACCCGCAGGTCGACCTGCAGCCCGGAGCCGAGCCGGACGCTGGTCTTCGTGTCGCCGCTCCCCAGCACCGCCGCGACCAGCGGATGGCCGGTGAGCGCCGCGGCGAGCGCGGCCGGCGTCCGGGACGCGGCGACGAGGTCGACGTCGCCCACCAGCTCGCGGCCGCGGCGCGCCGACCCGGCCAGCTCCACCGCCTCGGCCCCCGGCACCGCGCGCAGGTGCGCGAGCAGCGGCTCGGCGGCGGTCAGCGCCTCGGCGAGCAGCACGCGCCGGTCGGCCTCGCGCGCGTGCAGGCGGGCGATGCCCTCCAGGATCCGCTGCTCGGTCTTCTCGCCGAACCCCTTCACGCCGCGGACGCGCCCCTCGCGGCAGGCGGCCTCGAGCTCCGCGACGCTCGCGACGCCCAGCGCCGCGTGCAGCGCGGCGATCTTCTTCGGGCCGAGGTCCGGCACGCGCAGCAACTCGAGGACGCCGGGCGGGTGGCGCGCCCGCAGCCGAGCCAGCAGGTCGGTCGAGCCGGTCGCGTGCAGGTCCGCGATCTTCTTCGCCAGCGCCTCGCCGATCCCGGGCAGCTCGGTGAGCCGTCCCTCGGCGATCACGCGCGCCAGGTCCTCGGAGAGCCCCTCGAGCGCCCGCGCGCCGGTGTCGTACGCGCGGATCTTGAACGGGTTCTCGCCCTCGAGCTCCAGCAGGGCGCCGATCTCCCGGAGCGCCTGCGCCACGGCGAACTTGTCCGGCATCGAGCGCTTATATACCGTCGCGGCGCGCATGGAGCCGCACCCCGACACCTCCCTCCCGGGCCCGGCCGGCCGGCGCGGGGGCCACCTCGCACGCCGCCGCGGGCCGTGCGTCGCCGCCGCGGTCGCCGCGCTGGCGCTGGGCGCGGGCTGCACGCGCGCGGCGCGCGCGCGGTTCGAGGGCACGCGGCCGGCGGCGCTGCTGGTGGAGGTGCTGCCGCGCTCCGCCGAGGTGCTGCTCGACGACCGCCCGCTCGGGCGCGGCGCGCGCACCGTGCCGGTGGACCGGGCCGACGCGGGCGGGCACGTGCTCCGCTTCCGCGCGCCGGGGTTCGTGGAGGAGGCGCGCGAGGTGGCGGGCGGCCTCGCCGGCGTGCGGGTCGGGGTGGCGCTGCGGCCGGAGGGCTGGCCGTACGGGGCGCTCGACCTGGACGAGCCGCGCGGGCTGGCCGCCGCCGCCGAGGCCCTGCTCGACGCGGGGGAGGCGGACGACGCGGCCGACTACGCGGCGCGGGCGGTGGCGCTGGAGCCGGCGCTGCCGGAGGCGCACCGCGCGCTCGGGAGCGCCCGCGCGGCGCTCGGCGACCGGCGCGGGGCGGCGGCGGGGTGGGGCGAGTACCTCCGGCTGCGGCCGGACGCCCCCGACGCGGCGCAGGTGGCGGAGCGGCTGGACGCGCTCGACGGCGGAGACGGGGCGCCGGGCGGGAACGAGGTCACGGATCCGGGCGCCGCGTCTCGTGGATCGAGGCCGCGGGGACGGGGGACGACATGGGACACCAGGAGCACAGGCACGAGGCGCCGAAGCGGGTGCGGGTCTTCGTCATCACCGCCTCGGACACGCGGGGCGAGGCCGAGGACGAGAGCGGCGCGTTCCTGAAGCACGCCGTGTTCGCGGCCGGCCACGACGTGGCCGGCTCGCGCATCGTCAAGGACGACCCGGTCCAGCTCCGCGCCGCGCTGGACGAGGCCGCGGCGGCGGGCGCGGAGGCGATCGTGGTGAACGGCGGCACCGGCATCGCCGGTCGCGACCGCACCTACGAGGCGGTGGCGGGCGTGCTGGAGAAGCGGCTGGACGGCTTCGGCGAGCTGTTCCGGATGCTCTCCTTCCAGGAGATCGGCAGCGCGGCGATGCTGTCCCGCGCGGTGGCCGGCACCTGGGGTGGGCGGGTGATCTTCTCGGTGCCGGGCTCGCGGGCCGCGGTGCGGCTCGCCTGGGAGAAGCTCATCGGGCCGGAGCTCGGCCACGTCATCCGCGAGCTGCGCAAGGACCGGGGTTGACGATCGCCCGGGCGCTCGCCGTTGCGCGCGCCGCCCCGGCGCGGCACAAGAGGGGCGCATGCCCCGCCGCGCCGCCGCCTTCCCCGCCGCCCGCGCCGAGGCGCTGCGCCCGCTGCTCGAGCGGCTCGATCGCTCGCTCGATCGCGCCGCGCGCATCGCCGCCGACCCGGTGGAGTTCCCGCGCGCGTTCCGCGACCCCGCCGACGCCGAGGTGGCGGGGCTGGTGGCGGTGAGCCTCGCCTACGGGCGCGCCGACCTGTTCAAGCCGGTGGTGGCGCGCGTGCTCGCCGCCATGGGGCCGTCGCCGGCGCGGTTCTGCGAGGCGTTCGCGGACGCGCCGGACCCGGCGGCGTTCGACGGCGTCGTCTACCGCTTCAACCGCCCCCCGGACCTCGCCGCGCTGGCGGCCGCCATCGGCGCGGTGCGGCGGCGCCACGGCGGCATCGGGCGCCGGCTCGGCGCGCTCTTCCGCGAGGAGGGGGGCGGCCCGGCCGCGCTCCGGCCGGCGCTGGCCCGGCTCGCGGCGGAGCTGCGCGAGGCCCCGGAGGCCCGGGCGCTGCTGCGGGGGCGCGGGCCGCGCGGGCTCCGCCACCTCCTCCCCGACCCGGCCGGCCCGGGCGCGTCGAAGCGGTGGAACCTCTACCTGCGCTGGATGGTGCGCGGCCCGGACTCGGTGGACCTGGGGCTGTGGCGGGAGGTCCCGGCCGCCGCGCTGGTGGTCCCGCTCGACACGCACGTGCACCGGGTGGCGCGCGCGCTCGGGCTCACCGCGCGGCGGGACGCGAGCTGGCGGACGGCCGAGGAGATCACCGCCGCGCTCCGCCGCGTGGATCCCGCCGACCCGGTCCGCTTCGACTTCGCGCTCTGCCACCTGGGCATGAGCGGGCTGTGCCCGGCCCGCCGCGATCCGGCGCGGTGCCAGGCCTGCGCGCTCGGCGCGGGCTGCCTGGCGCGGGCGCGGGCGCTCAGGGCAGGCCGGCCCAGCGGCAGCGCCAGAGCTGGAACGTCGTCACCTCGTCGCCGCCGCGCCGCACCGTGAGCGGCGGCAGCGCCTCGAGCGGCGCGCACGCCTCGGCGCGGCGCAGGCAGGTGCGCTTCTCGCGCCGGTCGAGCACCAGCACGCCGGAGCGGCCGCGGAGCGCCTCGGGATCGAACCAGTAGCGGTACTGCAGCCCGTGCTCGCCGGTGATCTCCGACGACCAGGTGCGCGGACGGCCGGGCAGGTAGTACTCGAGCTCGGCGGACACCTTGTAGTTGCAGCCGGCCACGAACGCGTCGGGCCCGAGCGCCGCGCGCTCCGCCTCCACCCGCGCGGCCAGCTCCCGCCAGCCCGAGGAGCCCTCGTCGCGCGCGGGGAACGGCAGCGCGGGCCAGAGCGGCACGAGGTGCACGTACACCGACGCGACCGCCGCCAGCGCCACCCCGGCGACGCCCGCCTTCCAGCGCCAGCCGCGCCGCTCCACCGCCAGGGCGGCCGCCGCGGCGAGCGCGGTCGGGTACGCCGCGGCCAGCCAGTTGCCCTTCACCCAGTGGAACGGCGAGATGACCGCCGCGAGCACGAGCAGCGGCGCGGCGAAGATGGCGCAGATCCGGTAGGCCGCCTCGCGGCGGCGGCGCACCGCCGTCACCACCGCCTCGACGAGGAGCACGAGCACGATCGGCGTGACGAGGCCGGCCTGCAGCGCGAGGAAGCGCCCCACCAGCACCGGGCGGAAGCCGGAGCGCTCGACCCGCTCGGCGGTCTGGAACGCGAAGCTCGCCATCCGGTGCTGGAGGTTCCAGGCGACCACCGGCGCGAACAGGGCCAGCGCCAGCGCCGCGCCCAGCCACGGCCAGGGGCTGCGGAGCATGCGGCGGCCGCGCGGATCGAGCGCGAGCACCAGCAGGATCTGCGGCAGCAGCAGGAACCCGGTGTACTTGCCCAGCACCGCCCAGCCCACCGCGGCGCCGGCCGCGAGCAGCCAGCGCGGCCGCTCCAAGTCGAGCGCGCGCACCGTGAAGTACAGGGCCATCGCCCAGCCGGAGAGCAGCGGGGCGTCGGGCGTGACGATGACCTGCCCCATCCCGAACAGCGGGACGCTGAACGCCGCGGCGAGCGCCACCAGCGCCGGGCGCGAGCCGAACAGGCGCCGCACCGTGAGCCACAGGAACACCGCGAAGACGACCGAGTGCAGCGCGGCGGCCAGCCGGATGGCGCGCTCGCCCTCGCCGGCGAGCGCGGTGGTGAGCGCGATGGTCCAGGCGGCGAGCGGCGGGTGGTCGAAGTACGAGAGCGCGAGCCGCCGGCTCCAGGTCCAGTAGTAGGCCTCCTGCGGCGAGAGCGCGATCAGCCCGCCGTAGGCGACGTGCAGGGCGGTGACGGTCGCGCCGAGCGCGAGCGCCAGCCGGTCGAGGCGCGGATCGCGGACGGGCGAGGCGGGCGGAGGGGAGGGGACGGCGCGCGGCGACGGAGCGGGCTCGGCGGGGCTCGGCACGCGGCGGAGGGTACCGCGAAGCGCCCCGCGCGCGAAGCGCCGCGGCGCGGGCCGGCGTCACACGCGCCGCAGCTTCTGCCGCAGCTCCAGGGCGATCTCGCCCTCGCGGAACACCCGCACCGTCCCGGTGGTCTGGGACACCGTGATGGCGACGGCGTTGGACTCGGCGGTGATCGAGGCCGCGGCGCTGTGGCGCGCCCCCAGGCCCATGGGCAGCTTCACGTCGCGCGACATGGAGAGCAGGTACCGCCCGGCCGCCATCACCACCCCGTCCTCGCGGATGATGAAGGCGCCGTCGAGCGCCGAGAACGTCTTGATGGCCTCGCGGATGGGCGGGTCGAGCGCGTTCCGCTCCGCCTCGCTGATCCCCTGGAACGGGTTGAGGATGAGCTGCCGGCTCTTCTCCATCACCGCGGTCGAGTCGCCGATCACCACGATGGTGCCCACCGCGTGACCCTCGTAGCCCTCCGCGCCGATCTCCATGGCGGTGTGGATGAGGCTCTCCACCACCTGCGACGAGAACTCCGGCGGCAGGCCCAGCGTGTCCACCCGGATCTTCTCCTCCGGGTCCTCCGAGCCGATCACGAGCTTCACGAGCGTGTCCATGACCCGGTCGTCGCCGGGGCCGCACAGGGCCAGCACCGTGTCCCCGTCCTTCAGCAGCCCGGCCGACTGCGCCGCCACCACCGCCACCTTGATCTTCTCGATGCGGGTGTAGTCGTAGGGCGGGATGAGCACCGCCGTCGCCTTCTTGGCCTTGAGCTGGTTCGCGATGCCCTCGCTGCTGACCGCGTAGACCAGCTTGCGCTTGGTCGGACGGCCGCGGATCTCGGTCGGCGAGGGCGGGTGGTCGGACACGAACAGGAGCCGGTCCACGTCCGTGCGCGACATGAGCGCGAGCGCGCTGCGGAGGAAGTCGCGGTCCAGCTTGCCGTCTGCCATGCGCGGAGGATCCGCCGCGCCGGTGCCCGAGTCAAAATCGTACGCCCGCGCCGCGCGCCTGCGCCCGCCTCCGCCGGACGCGGGAGGCCCGCGCCGGACGCCTGCTCCGCGGGCGCCCCCTCACCTTGACACGGGCACCCCTGCCGTTTAGGTTCTCGGCCTTCATTTTCCGGCCCCAGGCCTCGGGGCGGAGCGGGGTGCACGCTTGAACAAGAAGGATCTCAAGAGGTTCAAGACGATGCTGGAGGAGTCCAAGCGCCAGCTCCTCGTGCAGGCCAAGAAGACCCTGACCGAGGAATCGTCCTTCGACACGGACGACCTCCCGGACGAGATCGACCTGGCCTCGAGCGAGTACACGCAGTCGATGATCTTCCGGCTGCGGGATCGCGAGAAGTTCCTGCTCGCCAAGATCGACAAGGCGCTCGCCCGGATCGAGAACGGCACGTTCGGCATCTGCGAGAAGTGCGAGGAGGAGATCTCGGCCAAGCGCCTCGAGGCGCGGCCGGTGACCACCCTCTGCATCCGCTGCAAGGAGGAGCAGGAGCAGAAGGAGAAGTCCTTCGGCTAGCTGCGCCGCCGGGAGCCTCGGGTCGTGCGCGCGGCCGGGCGGAGACGCCCGGCCGTCGTGTTCTCCGGCCCGTCAGGCCTCCACGCGCAGCAGCTGGGCGCCGAGCAGGAGCTGATCGCCGGGCGCGATCTCGGTCGGCGCCGAGATGCGCACGAACGTCCCGTTGGAGCTGCCCAGGTCCACCAGCGTGACCGCGTCGCCGCGCACGTCGATGCGCGCGTGGCGGGCCGAGACGTAGCGGTCGGACGGGAAGCTGATGCGCCCGGCCTCGCGCCCGATCGCGTTCTCGCCCTCGTGCAGCGGGACGACCTCGCCCTGCCCGCCGCCCTCCAGGAGCTGCGACAGGCGGAAGCGGCAGCCCGGATCCGGGGCCCCCCAGCTCCGGACGCCGTGCACCGCGGCGGGCGGGCGCGGGAGCGGCTCGAGCCGGAGGAGCTGGCGCCCGACCCGGATCTCCTCGCCGACCGCCAGCCGGTGCGGGCGGCGGATGCGGACGAACGTGCCGTTCACGCTGCCCAGGTCCTCCACCCGCAGCGCGGTGCCCTGCACGCGGAAGCAGGCGTGGCGCGGCGAGACGCTCGGGTCGTCCGGGATCCGGATCTCGCCCTCGGTGCGCCCGCACACCGCCTCCGGCGCCGGCACCCCGTACTCGGCGCCGGGGAGCCCGTCGGTGCGGACCGCGGCGAGCCGGAAGGACGGCGGCGGCGGGCCGGCGATGCCGGAGGCGGTGGGCGCCGCGTGCGGATCGTCGGGCCGGGCCGCGGCGGCGGCCCCGCAGCGCGCGCAGAACCGGTCCACCGGCTCGAGCCCGGCGCCGCAGCCGCCGCAGCGCCGGCCCGGCGCGGCGGGCGGCTCGGCCGCCGGCCCGGGGGCGCGCAGCGACAGCCCGCACTGCTGGCAGAACGCCGCCGCCGCCCCGTTCTCACGTCCGCACCGCGGGCACGCCGCGTCCCTCGCCATGCGGCGCATTCCGCCACGCCCATCGCCAT encodes:
- a CDS encoding porin family protein, which gives rise to MSSAPRIATLALAALLALPGVASAQSRYSTQPSMRLGGLIGFDSGDLDGLALRLDGEMDLQRISPNVMLVGVGSVGWSHLSDDLGYGYDVTNDVFTIMPAARLAVALAPQVGVYGDLGLGLYHASLEVDVPDPFTGLRRTVDDSATGLAMRIGAGAYFNIAPKVRLVGEIALHPYFGDYDDDTFTFMVGATFGL
- a CDS encoding AmpG family muropeptide MFS transporter; translated protein: MPTQPTTREALRKAFTSWRTGVVALLAFPSGLPLGIVLYTVPYWMQQEGIDIKTIGLVSAAQIPYAFKFVWSPIIDRFAPAWGRKRAWILVGQAMLVASLAAFAASSGHPTVPLVALLTLVVSFASATQDIAYDAYTVEVLRPEERGVAVGARNALARAGMFVGRVVNTFGPKLGWAPTFAAIAASFLPFGVATVKAPEPDVPPAPPRTLRQAIWEPFVGFFRHARALEIAAFLFLYKFADNLVTALVSPFLGQLGFDPVDIGIAQGTIGIVATIGGTFLGGILCTSWGVGRALWIFGLLQAVSNLGYVAIVDAGVNRPVMYAAVAFEAATSGMGTGAFGVLLLRLTQRRFSATQYALFSSIFALGRTFAGPPAGALVDAIGWRDFFLLTVPCAIPGLLMLQRFVPWRSREIPAALDEEAPPAAHGTPATLGGLAARGLGGALAGTALAYLASALLAALKAMRGGQAGLDLGAALIRMFHPVRAVDWVDVVGPPVAGVVIGFAVAAYVAARRGIRTA
- the polX gene encoding DNA polymerase/3'-5' exonuclease PolX, producing the protein MPDKFAVAQALREIGALLELEGENPFKIRAYDTGARALEGLSEDLARVIAEGRLTELPGIGEALAKKIADLHATGSTDLLARLRARHPPGVLELLRVPDLGPKKIAALHAALGVASVAELEAACREGRVRGVKGFGEKTEQRILEGIARLHAREADRRVLLAEALTAAEPLLAHLRAVPGAEAVELAGSARRGRELVGDVDLVAASRTPAALAAALTGHPLVAAVLGSGDTKTSVRLGSGLQVDLRVVPPEDFPTLLHHLTGSKAHHVRLRGIARDRGFTLSEWGLFRLPPRERGAAAPAAEAAPDPAAKVPIASEAALYAALGLAYVPPELREDQGEIEAALDGTLPADLVEARDVRGMVHCHTTWSDGRASVEEMARAAEALGMAYLTVTDHSGSAGYAGGLDRDRIRRQWDEIDGVQERVSIRLLKGTEADILEDGALDWPDDVLERLDVVVASVHSRMRMDEDQMTRRLARAMALPVFKIWGHGLGRLLGEREPYACRVEEVLDALAGAPGAVEVNGDPRRLDLEPRWIRAARARGIPLVLSVDAHSVAALGYLRFAVTTARRGWARRGEVLNALPADAFARAVRPVR
- a CDS encoding tetratricopeptide repeat protein — encoded protein: MEPHPDTSLPGPAGRRGGHLARRRGPCVAAAVAALALGAGCTRAARARFEGTRPAALLVEVLPRSAEVLLDDRPLGRGARTVPVDRADAGGHVLRFRAPGFVEEAREVAGGLAGVRVGVALRPEGWPYGALDLDEPRGLAAAAEALLDAGEADDAADYAARAVALEPALPEAHRALGSARAALGDRRGAAAGWGEYLRLRPDAPDAAQVAERLDALDGGDGAPGGNEVTDPGAASRGSRPRGRGTTWDTRSTGTRRRSGCGSSSSPPRTRGARPRTRAARS
- a CDS encoding MogA/MoaB family molybdenum cofactor biosynthesis protein, with the translated sequence MGHQEHRHEAPKRVRVFVITASDTRGEAEDESGAFLKHAVFAAGHDVAGSRIVKDDPVQLRAALDEAAAAGAEAIVVNGGTGIAGRDRTYEAVAGVLEKRLDGFGELFRMLSFQEIGSAAMLSRAVAGTWGGRVIFSVPGSRAAVRLAWEKLIGPELGHVIRELRKDRG
- a CDS encoding TIGR02757 family protein, yielding MPRRAAAFPAARAEALRPLLERLDRSLDRAARIAADPVEFPRAFRDPADAEVAGLVAVSLAYGRADLFKPVVARVLAAMGPSPARFCEAFADAPDPAAFDGVVYRFNRPPDLAALAAAIGAVRRRHGGIGRRLGALFREEGGGPAALRPALARLAAELREAPEARALLRGRGPRGLRHLLPDPAGPGASKRWNLYLRWMVRGPDSVDLGLWREVPAAALVVPLDTHVHRVARALGLTARRDASWRTAEEITAALRRVDPADPVRFDFALCHLGMSGLCPARRDPARCQACALGAGCLARARALRAGRPSGSARAGTSSPRRRRAAP
- a CDS encoding glycosyltransferase family 39 protein → MPSPAEPAPSPRAVPSPPPASPVRDPRLDRLALALGATVTALHVAYGGLIALSPQEAYYWTWSRRLALSYFDHPPLAAWTIALTTALAGEGERAIRLAAALHSVVFAVFLWLTVRRLFGSRPALVALAAAFSVPLFGMGQVIVTPDAPLLSGWAMALYFTVRALDLERPRWLLAAGAAVGWAVLGKYTGFLLLPQILLVLALDPRGRRMLRSPWPWLGAALALALFAPVVAWNLQHRMASFAFQTAERVERSGFRPVLVGRFLALQAGLVTPIVLVLLVEAVVTAVRRRREAAYRICAIFAAPLLVLAAVISPFHWVKGNWLAAAYPTALAAAAALAVERRGWRWKAGVAGVALAAVASVYVHLVPLWPALPFPARDEGSSGWRELAARVEAERAALGPDAFVAGCNYKVSAELEYYLPGRPRTWSSEITGEHGLQYRYWFDPEALRGRSGVLVLDRREKRTCLRRAEACAPLEALPPLTVRRGGDEVTTFQLWRCRWAGLP
- a CDS encoding DNA integrity scanning protein DisA nucleotide-binding domain protein, whose protein sequence is MADGKLDRDFLRSALALMSRTDVDRLLFVSDHPPSPTEIRGRPTKRKLVYAVSSEGIANQLKAKKATAVLIPPYDYTRIEKIKVAVVAAQSAGLLKDGDTVLALCGPGDDRVMDTLVKLVIGSEDPEEKIRVDTLGLPPEFSSQVVESLIHTAMEIGAEGYEGHAVGTIVVIGDSTAVMEKSRQLILNPFQGISEAERNALDPPIREAIKTFSALDGAFIIREDGVVMAAGRYLLSMSRDVKLPMGLGARHSAAASITAESNAVAITVSQTTGTVRVFREGEIALELRQKLRRV
- a CDS encoding TraR/DksA family transcriptional regulator, with product MNKKDLKRFKTMLEESKRQLLVQAKKTLTEESSFDTDDLPDEIDLASSEYTQSMIFRLRDREKFLLAKIDKALARIENGTFGICEKCEEEISAKRLEARPVTTLCIRCKEEQEQKEKSFG
- a CDS encoding FHA domain-containing protein; its protein translation is MARDAACPRCGRENGAAAAFCQQCGLSLRAPGPAAEPPAAPGRRCGGCGAGLEPVDRFCARCGAAAAARPDDPHAAPTASGIAGPPPPSFRLAAVRTDGLPGAEYGVPAPEAVCGRTEGEIRIPDDPSVSPRHACFRVQGTALRVEDLGSVNGTFVRIRRPHRLAVGEEIRVGRQLLRLEPLPRPPAAVHGVRSWGAPDPGCRFRLSQLLEGGGQGEVVPLHEGENAIGREAGRISFPSDRYVSARHARIDVRGDAVTLVDLGSSNGTFVRISAPTEIAPGDQLLLGAQLLRVEA